Proteins encoded together in one Fimbriimonadaceae bacterium window:
- a CDS encoding tetratricopeptide repeat protein has product MNSRRHPAWYLAIALTGVVCGCAGQAPPPRSHHDATAGRIGVGAESPKSENGFSPVPPLLTADEYEHLADRSVAGRNLTVAMAQYEKALRLDPGRARVREKRGILFLERGLAEDALLEFRAMADQTPISAAAFDGEGRALASLGRLEDAQKAFRRALTLNPQDWRAYAWLGIVAYVQERYPDALAAFQTAYSIKPEHPALANNLGQTYVALRRYDDAIASFRLGDPYAQDHPRLTKNLIGALTLAGQHDAAEQVRRHQDHDVPTKAQHSQNTRFSE; this is encoded by the coding sequence ATGAATAGTCGTCGTCATCCTGCATGGTATCTTGCCATAGCTCTGACAGGTGTGGTGTGCGGGTGCGCGGGGCAAGCGCCTCCTCCGCGGAGTCATCATGACGCCACCGCCGGACGGATCGGCGTAGGGGCTGAGTCGCCGAAGTCGGAGAACGGGTTCTCGCCGGTACCCCCGCTTCTGACGGCCGATGAGTATGAGCATCTTGCAGATCGATCCGTGGCCGGGAGGAATTTGACCGTTGCGATGGCGCAGTACGAGAAAGCATTGCGACTGGACCCGGGGCGCGCACGGGTTCGAGAGAAACGCGGCATCCTGTTTCTTGAAAGGGGATTGGCCGAGGACGCCCTTCTGGAATTCAGGGCCATGGCCGATCAAACCCCGATTTCTGCTGCGGCGTTCGACGGGGAGGGGCGAGCGTTGGCGAGTCTTGGCCGGTTGGAAGATGCCCAGAAGGCGTTTCGCCGAGCCCTAACTCTGAATCCGCAAGATTGGCGCGCCTATGCGTGGCTGGGCATTGTTGCCTATGTTCAGGAACGGTATCCCGATGCTCTTGCCGCATTTCAAACCGCCTACTCCATCAAGCCGGAGCATCCTGCCCTGGCCAACAACCTTGGGCAAACCTACGTTGCATTGAGGCGCTATGATGACGCGATTGCCAGTTTTCGCTTGGGTGACCCGTATGCGCAGGATCATCCACGCCTCACCAAGAATCTCATCGGTGCACTGACATTGGCCGGACAACACGATGCGGCGGAGCAGGTTCGTCGGCACCAGGACCACGATGTGCCGACGAAAGCTCAGCACAGCCAGAACACACGTTTCAGCGAGTAA
- a CDS encoding helix-turn-helix transcriptional regulator codes for MGSRITGTERVFRLGPQPTLTLRERLILDGLWSGKSTNQIAEQLGLSLNSIKAVRHRLLRKYQASNAAQLVRAALAHGDLTVV; via the coding sequence ATGGGATCACGAATCACAGGCACGGAGAGGGTGTTTCGGCTGGGACCGCAACCAACACTGACCTTGCGCGAGCGGCTCATCCTGGACGGGCTATGGTCCGGGAAGAGCACGAATCAAATCGCGGAACAGCTCGGCCTGTCCCTGAATTCTATCAAAGCGGTGCGTCACCGCCTATTGAGGAAGTATCAGGCGTCCAATGCGGCGCAGCTCGTACGAGCCGCCCTCGCGCATGGCGATCTCACTGTGGTCTAG